The nucleotide sequence CACATGGACAAGCGGCACTGGCTCAGCCTGGCCGCGCACCCGGACCTCGACGAGCAGCTCGTCCGGGACCTCGTCACGGAGTCGTACCTGCTGGTCGTCGCGAAGCTCCCCCGCACCCGGCGTCCCGTGGACCCCGAGACCTTCGGCCGGGCCTGATGTCGGCCGACCGCCCCTTCCGCTTCACCCACCGCTGGGCCGTCCCCGCGGACGCCCGGTCCGTGCTGGCCCTGCTCGCCGACCCGGCCGGCTACCCACGCTGGTGGCCGGCCGTCCCGCGCGCCCGTCGCCTGGGCCCCGACCGCGCCGCCGTCCGGCTGCGCGGGTTCGTGCCGGTGCGTCTGACGATGGAGCGTCTCATCGACGACCGCGCCCGCGGCCTTCTGGTCGCGCACCTGAGAGGGGACCTGATGGGCACCGTGTGGGTCACCGTCCACGACGACGGCGCCCCGGCCGGACACGCGCCGCGCTGCACCGTGGCGTGGGAGCAGGAGGTGGTGCTGACCTCGCCGTGGATGCGCGCCGTGGCCCGCGTGCCGGGCGCCCGCGCCGCGATGGGCCTCAGCCACGCGGCCGCGATGCGCTCCGCGCGTCGGGCGCTCGGGGCGAAGGCCGTGGCGACCGCTGATCCCGCTCGCACGTCTCGTCCATGACGGCCCGGCGCCCCGGCCGGCTCAGAGCTCGGCCTGGGCCTCGTTCCACTCGCGGGACAGCGGCGGGCGGGAGAGGCCGTCGAGGAGGCCGTCGGCGGGGTCGATGCCGAGCTCCACGATCCTGTTGTCCGCGTCCACGTGGACGACCTTGGGCTGGAAGTGGCGGGCCTCGTCGTCGTCCATCTGCCCGTAGGCGATGAGGATGACGATGTCCCCCGGATGCACCAGGTGGGCGGCGGCGCCGTTGATGCCGAGCACGCCGGAGCCCCGCTCGCCCGCGATGGTGTAGGTCTCCAGTCGCGCGCCGTTGGTGACGTCCACGATGGACACGAGCTCGCCGGGGAGGATGTCCGCGGCGTCCAGCAGGTCCTGGTCCACGGTCACGGAGCCCACGTAGTGCAGGTCCGCCTGGGTCACGGTGGCCCGGTGGATCTTGGCGTGGAACATGGTGCGCAGCATGCGGCAGAACTCTCCGGATGAGGGGGTGGGGCGGGTCCGAGGGGACCGGTGCTCGATTCTACGCCGGTCCGGAGACGAGGGGCAGGGGGTCGACGCCGGCCTGAGGCTCCCGCCCCTCTCGCCGAGGCCCGCAGACGCGCCGCCACGTCCCGGCGGTAGCGGCGCGTCTGCGGGCCTGGGCGGGTCAGATCCACGACGGCGGCACTCGGCCCGGCGGCGTCCGCGCGGCCACCAGGCCCCGCAGCTGCCGCACGAACAGCTCCCAGTGCCCCGGCCGGAACACGTCGGCGGTCACCCGGATCACCTCCCACCCCTCCGCGCGCAGGGCCGCGTCCCGCTCGCGGTCCTCACGCCACTGCCGGCGATCCGTGCGGTGCTGATCGCCGTCGTACTCGACGGCCACCTTGGCCTCCGCCCACACCAGGTCCACGCGGAGCAGCTGCCCCGTGGCGAGGCGGATGCACGGGTTCACTGCGGGCTCGGGGACGCCGGCCAGGACGAGCCGCGCCCGCAGCCGGCTCTCCTGCGGCGAGTCGGACCCGGGCCGCACGAGCTCAAGCGCCTCCCGGGCCGCGCGGATCCCGCGCACCCGTCCGCGTTCCCCGACGGCGGCGCGCAGCTCGGCCACGTCCGTCACCCCGGGAGGCAGCCGACGGCGGCGGGCCTCCGTCGGGGCGGTCCGCACCATGCTGTCCCCCAGCGCGACGAGATGCTCGAGCGGCCCGGCCTGCGCGGCGAGGTCGACGAAGGTCCACCCCGGCGCGGTCACGCGCACCCCGTCCACGATCCGCACCGGTGCGTCGGCGCGGAGGCGGTGTGAGCGGATCCCGGCCCGGCTCGACGCGGTGCCGTGGCCGCGCGGGGTCGCGGTGTGCACGGACCGGTCGGCGGCGAGCGGCCCGGTCAGCCACAGGCCGAGCACCCGGGCGGCCGTGACGTGGCTGAACACGCCCTCGGGGTGCAGATCCTGCAGCGCCCGCAGATGGTCCATGGGGTCCGGTTCGACGCCGCGCAGGCCCCAGAGCCCCCAGCCGAGGGAGACCACGTCCCCGCGCCGCAGCCGGGCCGCGCTCACCCCCGCCTCGCGCGCGGCCGGGGTCGAGAACACGGTCGGAGAGCGGAGGAGGCCGTCCAGTCCGCAGCGCATCGGAGGCAGGGGCGCGGGCGAGCGGGGCATGCGCCGAGCGTGCCCGATCCGGACGGGCCGCCGTCGTCGTCCGCTGGGATCTGTGGACGACGCCCCGCCGAGGCCCGCAGACACGCCGCTACGTCCTGGCGGTAGCGGCGCGTCTGCGGGCCTCGGCGCCACGGCTTGCGCGGCGAAGCCCTCTCCACGACGACGGCGTCACCGGCCCGGCTCCCCCCTCCCGCGTGATCCACGTCTCGGCTAGGGTGAGGAGCAATAACCGACCGATCGGTCGGGACTCGCCCGCGCCCCCGACACCAGGAGACCCCGTGACCGTCACCGCCCCCTCCCTCCCGGAGATCCTCCCCAGCTACGTCGCCGGCAGCTGGTGGACGCCGTCGCACCCGTCCAAGGTCACCGACGTGACGGACGCGAACACCGGCGCGCGCCTCACCGGCGTCTCCACCGACGGCCTCGACACGGCCGCCGCCATCGAGCACGCCCGCACCGTCGGCCAGCAGGCCCTGGGCGAGCTGACCATCCACGAGCGCGCCCTCAAGCTCAAGGAGCTCGCGCTCTACCTGAACTCCCGCGTCCAGGAGCTCTACGACGTCTCCTTCGCCACCGGCGCCACACAGCGCGACCATGCCTTCGACGTCGACGGCGGCATCGGCACCCTCTTCACGTTCTCCGGCAAGGGCCGCCGCGAGCTGCCGAACTCCAACGTGATCATCGACGGCGACGTGGAACCCCTCTCCCGCGATGGCTCCTTCATCGGCGAGCACATCTACCAGCGCATCCCGGGCGTGGCCGTGCAGATCAACGCCTTCAACTTCCCCGTGTGGGGCATGCTGGAGAAGTTCGCCCCGGCCTTCGTCGCGGGCGTTCCCACCGTGGTCAAGCCGGCCACCCCCACCGGCTACGTCACGCAGAAGTGCGTCGAGCTGATGCTCGAGTCCGGCGTGCTGCCCGAGGGCTCGATCCAGCTGATCTCCGGCTCCGCCCGCGACCTGCTGGACCACCTGGACTACCGCGACCACGTCGCGTTCACCGGCTCCGCCGCCACCGCGGCCACGCTGAAGAAGCACCCGAACGTGCAGGAGGGCGGCGTCCGCTTCACCGCGGAGACCGACTCCCTCAACGCCGCCATCCTCGGCCCGGACGCGGACCCGGAGTCCCCCGAGTTCGAGGCGTTCGTGAAGGTCGTCTTCCAGGAGATGACGGTCAAGGCCGGCCAGAAGTGCACGGCCATCCGCCGGGTGATCGTCCCGCAGGACCGGGTCGAGGCCGTGACCGCCGCCCTCACCGAGCGCCTGGCCGCGAAGGTCGTCCTGGGCGACCCGCGCGTCGAGGGCACCACCATGGGCGCCCTGGCCTCGAAGGAGCAGCAGGGCGAGGTCCGCGGCGCGGTGCAGCGCCTGGTCGACGCCGGCGGTCAGGTCCGCCTCGGCGGCCCCGAGGGCTCGACCGGCGACGCCGACGCCGAGTCCGGCGCGTTCTTCGCCCCCACGGTGCTCACCTTTGAGGACGCGCGCACCCCCGAGGTGCACAGCGTCGAGGCGTTCGGTCCGGTCACCTCGGTGATCGGCTACACGGACGTGGCCGACGCCGTGGCCCTGGCCACCCTGGGTTCGGGGTCGCTCGTGGCCACGGTCGCCACGAACGACGGTGAGATCGCCCGCGCGTTCGCCGCCGGGATCGGCGCCCACCACGGCCGCGTGCATGTCCTGAACCGCCAGACCGCCGCGACCACCACGGGCCATGGCGCCCCCGTGCCGGTGCTGATCCATGGCGGCCCCGGCCGCGCCGGCGGCGGCGAGGAGCTCGGCGGGGTCCGCGCCGTGAAGCACTACATGCAGCGCACGGCGATCCAGGGCTCCCCGGACATGCTCACGGCCATCACCGGCGTGTGGCATCAGGGCGCCGCGGCCCACACGGTGACCCGCGAGGACGTGGAGGCCGGCACGGCCGTGCACCCGTTCTACAAGTCCCTGGCCGAGCTGACGGTGGGCGACCAGTTCGCCTCCGGCCTGCGCACCGTCACCCTGGAGGACATCACCGCCTTCGCGGAGGAGACCGGGGACAGGTTCTACGCCCACACGGACGAGGAGGCCGCCATGGCCAACCCGTTCTTCCCGCGCCGGGTGGCCCACGGCTACCTGCTGGTCTCGTGGGCCGCGGGGCTGTTCGTGGCCCCGGATCCGGGCCCGGTGCTGGCCAACTACGGCCTGGAGAACCTGCGCTTCATCACGCCGGTGACCTACGACGACGCCATCCGCGTGACCCTGACCGCCAAGCGCATCACCCCGCGCGTGAGCGACGAGTACGGCGAGGTGGTCTGGGACTGCCGGATCCACAACCAGAAGGACGAGCTCTGCGCCCAGTACGACGTGCTGACGCTCGTGGCCAAGACCTGGCCGATGGCCTCGTCCGAGACCTCCCAGGGCTGAGCCCCCCTGCGCCGTCCCGTGCGCCCGCTGCGCGCCGGGCGGCCCGTCGTCGTCCCCGGGAACAAGGAGCGTGCCCGGGACGTTCACCTGTACGTCCCATTCGGACCGCGAGAGAAGAAGGTCGACACACATGTCCGAGTTCACCCGTTTCGAGCAGGTCGCCGTGCTGGGCACCGGCGTGCTGGGTTCGCAGATCATCATGCAGGCGGCGTACCACGGCAAGAAGGTGATGGCCTACGACGCCGTCCCCGCCGCCCTCGAGGGGATCGAGCGCCGCTGGGCGTGGATCCGCCAAGGCTACGAAGCAGACCTCGGGGAGGGCTACGACCCGCAGCGCTTCGACGAGGCCATCGCCCGCATCACGCCGACCTCCGACCTCGGCGAGGCCCTGGCGGATGCGGACATCGTGATCGAGGCCGTCCCGGAGAACCTGGAGCTCAAGCGCAAGGTGTGGGCCCAGGTGGGCGAGCTCGCCCCCGCCACGACCCTGTTCGCCACGAACACCTCCTCCCTGCTGCCCTCGGACTTCGCCGACGCCAGCGGCCATCCGGAGCGCTTCCTGGCCCTGCACTACGCCAACCGCATCTGGGCGCAGAACACCGCCGAGGTCATGGGCACCGCCGCCACCTCGCCGGAGGCCGTCGCGGGAGCCCTGCAGTTCGCCGAGGAGACCGGCATGGTCCCCGTGCACGTGCGCAAGGAGATCCCGGGCTACTTCCTCAACTCCCTGCTCATCCCGTGGCTGCAGGCCGGCTCCAAGCTGTACATGCACGGAGTGGGCAACCCGGCGGACATCGACCGCACCTGGCGCGTGGCCACCGGCAACGAGCGCGGCCCGTTCCAGACCTACGACATCGTGGGCTTCCACGTGGCCGCCAACGTCTCCCGCAACACGGGCGTCGACTGGCAGCTCGGCTTCGCTGAGCTGCTCGAGAAGAGCATCGCCGAGGGCCACAGCGGCGTGGCTGACGGCCAGGGCTTCTACCGCTACGGGCCGGACGGGGAGAACCTCGGCCCGGTGGAGGACTGGAACCTGGGCGACAAGGACACCCCGCTCGGCTGACCTCCTCCGCTGACGGATCAGGGGCCGTCCGGTGCGCATCACGCACCGGGCGGCCCCGACGCATGCCCCCGCCGCTTCCTTGTGGCATCCGTCACAGCGCACGTAGAGTCGGGCCATGACGACCTCCCGACTCCCCCTGCTCGGCGCCCTCGCCGTGGGCGCGCTCGCCCTCGCCGGGTGCGCGGGCGGCGGCGGTGCGGAGCCCTCCTCCCCCGCCCCCTCGTCGGTGTCGTCCACGACGACGGCGGCCTCGTCCGCGTCCACGTCGCCCGCGGCCAGCACCTCCACGGAGAGCACGGCCGGCGCCTCCGCCTCGGGCAGTCTGTCCCTCGAGATGCCCCCCGCGCTGGACGGGCAGCGGACCCTGGCGGTGCAGGCCGCCGTGCAGCGGGCCGCGGGGCCGGGGTCCGAGGTGGGGCTGAGCGCCGCCTCGCCGCTGGAGCGGCAGACGGAGCTGCGTCAGCGGGCCGCCGGCCTGGAGCAGGCGGTCGACGCCGGCGCGAGCCCGGCTCCCACCCGCAGCGCGGAACAGCAGGCCTGCCTGGACGCCACCCGCTCCGCCCTGGAGCGGGACGCCGAGGCCGGGGCCGCGGACCTGGGGCTCACGGCCCAGCCAGAGACGGCCGCCACCACGGGCGGCGGGCCCACCACGACGCCGGCGCCCTCCTTCACGGCGTCCCCCGACGCCGAGGTCACTCCGCTCGGCGTGCGCGTCACCGTGTACCCCACGGAGGAGGCCGCCCGCGCCGCCCTGGAGGACGCCCGGGCGGCGGCGCAGGCCTGCACCGGGGTGGACCTGGCCGGGCTCGGCGTGGAGAGCGTGACGCGGACCGAGCACGAGGGCGGCACCGGGTACACGGCGCTCCCGGCCCCGGGGGGGTCCGTCTACGCCCACCTCACGGCCGTGCAGGACGGCGCCCGGACCGTGGCCGTGGCCCAGGCCGACGCGGACGGCGGGGTGCCCGCGGACGCCGAGGACCGTGCGGCCTCGATCGTCACCGACGTGCTCGCCGCGCTCGACGGCGAGGGCTGAGGGCAGAGGGCCCTCAGCCCCGCAGACCCCCGAGCACCACGCCCGTGACGGCGTCGATCATCTGACCCGGTCCCTGCTGGCCGGGGACACCGCGATCCGGCCGGTACCAGTCGACGATCGAGTTGATCATGCCGAGCGCCAGGCGGGCGAGGTTGCGGGCGGTCACGTCGGAGCGCACCGCACCCGCGGCCTGGGCGGCCTCGAGCAGGTCGCCCAGACGCCGGGTGATCTCACGACGACGCTCGACGGCGGCCACCTCGACCGCCGAGTTCCCGCGCAGGCGCAGCAGCAGGGTCACCTCGGGCTGCTTCTCCGCCAGCACCCCGAGCGTGCCGCGGATGGCCGCCTCGACCTGCGCGCCGGCGTCGGCCCCGCTGGCCACCACATCGTCCAGGCACGCCTCGAGGGCGTCGAGCGCCTCCGTCACCGCGTGGTCCAGGATCGCCTCCTTGGACTCCACGTGGTGGTAGATCGCGGACTTGGAGATGCCCAGGTGGGTGGCGAGCATGCCCATGGACGTCGCCTCGTAGCCGTGCCGGTTGAAGAGCTCGACGCACTCGGCCAGCAGCGTCTGCCGGTCATAGCCGGGCCGGCCGCGGCGCGGGGTGGGGCTGCTCTGGGGCACGGGGCTCCTTCGGGGGCGGGCGGACGCCGACGACGACGACGGTGCACCGGTCCACTCTACCGGGCACGCCGGCGTCGGGATCGGCCGCGGGGGCGGGATCAGGCCTGGCCGCGCAGGTCGTAGATCCGCTTGAGCTTGCCGGAGGAGCGGGCCAGGGACTCCGGCTCCACCACGTTGATCACGCACGAGGAGCCGATCTTCGTCTTGATCTCCATGCGCAGGTGCGCGGCGCAGGCCTGGGCCTCCTCGAGGGTCGCATGATCGCGGCGCTCGATGTTCACGGCCATCTGGTCCATGCGGTCCGGGCGGGTGATCTCGAGGGTGAAGTGCGGCGACAGGGCCGGCTCCTTGAGGGCCAGCTCCTCGATCTGCGACGGGAACAGGTTCACGCCGCGCAGGATGATCATGTCGTCCGAGCGGCCGGTGATGCGGCCCATGCGGCGGTGGCCCGGGTGCGTGGTGCCCGGCAGCAGGCGGGTGAGGTCGTGGGTGCGGTACCGGATGATCGGCAGCGCCTGCTTGGTGAGCGAGGTGAAGACGAGCTCGCCGTGGCGGCCGGTCTCGAGGACCTCGTCCGTGAGCGGGTCGATGATCTCGGGGCGGAAGTGGTCCTCCCAGATGTGGGAGCCGTCCTTGGTGGCCGCGGACTCGCCGGCAACGCCCGGGCCCATGACCTCGGAGAGGCCGTAGATGTCCAGGGCGTCGAGGTCGAAGGTCTGCTCGATCTCGCGGCGCATCTCGTCGGTCCACGGCTCGGCGCCGAGGATCGCGACCTCGAGGGAGGACTCGCGGGGGTCCAGGCCGAGCTTCTTGAAGCCGTCGGCGATGGTCAGCAGGTAGGTGGGCGTGGAGAGGATGGCGCGCGGCTGGAAGTCGGTGATCAGCTGCACCTGCTTCTCCGTCTGCCCGCCGGACATCGGGATCACGGCCGCCCCGATGCGCTCGGCGCCGTAGTGGGCGCCGAGGCCGCCGGTGAACAGGCCGTAGCCGTACGCGTTGTGCACGCGGTCACCGGGGCGGATGCCGCCGGCGCGGAAGCAGCGGGCGACGAGGGTGGCCCACGTGGCCAGGTCGTCGTCGGTGTAGCCGACCACGGTGGGCTGGCCGGTGGTGCCGGAGGAGGCGTGGATGCGGCGCAGCTCGGGGCCCGTGGCGGCGAATGCGCCGAACGGGTAGCCCTTCCGCAGGAACTCCTTGTCCGTGTAGGGGAACTTGGCGAGGTCCCCGAGCTCCTGAAAGTCCGAGGGGTGGACGCCGTGCGCGTCGAAGTGCTCGCGGTACGCGGGCACGTTCTCGTAGGCGTGGTGCAGGGTCCAGCGGAGGCGTT is from Micrococcus luteus NCTC 2665 and encodes:
- a CDS encoding SRPBCC family protein, producing MSADRPFRFTHRWAVPADARSVLALLADPAGYPRWWPAVPRARRLGPDRAAVRLRGFVPVRLTMERLIDDRARGLLVAHLRGDLMGTVWVTVHDDGAPAGHAPRCTVAWEQEVVLTSPWMRAVARVPGARAAMGLSHAAAMRSARRALGAKAVATADPARTSRP
- the panD gene encoding aspartate 1-decarboxylase produces the protein MLRTMFHAKIHRATVTQADLHYVGSVTVDQDLLDAADILPGELVSIVDVTNGARLETYTIAGERGSGVLGINGAAAHLVHPGDIVILIAYGQMDDDEARHFQPKVVHVDADNRIVELGIDPADGLLDGLSRPPLSREWNEAQAEL
- a CDS encoding DUF559 domain-containing protein, which codes for MPRSPAPLPPMRCGLDGLLRSPTVFSTPAAREAGVSAARLRRGDVVSLGWGLWGLRGVEPDPMDHLRALQDLHPEGVFSHVTAARVLGLWLTGPLAADRSVHTATPRGHGTASSRAGIRSHRLRADAPVRIVDGVRVTAPGWTFVDLAAQAGPLEHLVALGDSMVRTAPTEARRRRLPPGVTDVAELRAAVGERGRVRGIRAAREALELVRPGSDSPQESRLRARLVLAGVPEPAVNPCIRLATGQLLRVDLVWAEAKVAVEYDGDQHRTDRRQWREDRERDAALRAEGWEVIRVTADVFRPGHWELFVRQLRGLVAARTPPGRVPPSWI
- the paaZ gene encoding phenylacetic acid degradation bifunctional protein PaaZ — encoded protein: MTVTAPSLPEILPSYVAGSWWTPSHPSKVTDVTDANTGARLTGVSTDGLDTAAAIEHARTVGQQALGELTIHERALKLKELALYLNSRVQELYDVSFATGATQRDHAFDVDGGIGTLFTFSGKGRRELPNSNVIIDGDVEPLSRDGSFIGEHIYQRIPGVAVQINAFNFPVWGMLEKFAPAFVAGVPTVVKPATPTGYVTQKCVELMLESGVLPEGSIQLISGSARDLLDHLDYRDHVAFTGSAATAATLKKHPNVQEGGVRFTAETDSLNAAILGPDADPESPEFEAFVKVVFQEMTVKAGQKCTAIRRVIVPQDRVEAVTAALTERLAAKVVLGDPRVEGTTMGALASKEQQGEVRGAVQRLVDAGGQVRLGGPEGSTGDADAESGAFFAPTVLTFEDARTPEVHSVEAFGPVTSVIGYTDVADAVALATLGSGSLVATVATNDGEIARAFAAGIGAHHGRVHVLNRQTAATTTGHGAPVPVLIHGGPGRAGGGEELGGVRAVKHYMQRTAIQGSPDMLTAITGVWHQGAAAHTVTREDVEAGTAVHPFYKSLAELTVGDQFASGLRTVTLEDITAFAEETGDRFYAHTDEEAAMANPFFPRRVAHGYLLVSWAAGLFVAPDPGPVLANYGLENLRFITPVTYDDAIRVTLTAKRITPRVSDEYGEVVWDCRIHNQKDELCAQYDVLTLVAKTWPMASSETSQG
- a CDS encoding 3-hydroxyacyl-CoA dehydrogenase, whose protein sequence is MSEFTRFEQVAVLGTGVLGSQIIMQAAYHGKKVMAYDAVPAALEGIERRWAWIRQGYEADLGEGYDPQRFDEAIARITPTSDLGEALADADIVIEAVPENLELKRKVWAQVGELAPATTLFATNTSSLLPSDFADASGHPERFLALHYANRIWAQNTAEVMGTAATSPEAVAGALQFAEETGMVPVHVRKEIPGYFLNSLLIPWLQAGSKLYMHGVGNPADIDRTWRVATGNERGPFQTYDIVGFHVAANVSRNTGVDWQLGFAELLEKSIAEGHSGVADGQGFYRYGPDGENLGPVEDWNLGDKDTPLG
- a CDS encoding TetR/AcrR family transcriptional regulator, translating into MPQSSPTPRRGRPGYDRQTLLAECVELFNRHGYEATSMGMLATHLGISKSAIYHHVESKEAILDHAVTEALDALEACLDDVVASGADAGAQVEAAIRGTLGVLAEKQPEVTLLLRLRGNSAVEVAAVERRREITRRLGDLLEAAQAAGAVRSDVTARNLARLALGMINSIVDWYRPDRGVPGQQGPGQMIDAVTGVVLGGLRG
- a CDS encoding phenylacetate--CoA ligase family protein; the encoded protein is MLEASIPNPYTPAPLPAPADRGAPDPEETMSRDQIEALQFERLRWTLHHAYENVPAYREHFDAHGVHPSDFQELGDLAKFPYTDKEFLRKGYPFGAFAATGPELRRIHASSGTTGQPTVVGYTDDDLATWATLVARCFRAGGIRPGDRVHNAYGYGLFTGGLGAHYGAERIGAAVIPMSGGQTEKQVQLITDFQPRAILSTPTYLLTIADGFKKLGLDPRESSLEVAILGAEPWTDEMRREIEQTFDLDALDIYGLSEVMGPGVAGESAATKDGSHIWEDHFRPEIIDPLTDEVLETGRHGELVFTSLTKQALPIIRYRTHDLTRLLPGTTHPGHRRMGRITGRSDDMIILRGVNLFPSQIEELALKEPALSPHFTLEITRPDRMDQMAVNIERRDHATLEEAQACAAHLRMEIKTKIGSSCVINVVEPESLARSSGKLKRIYDLRGQA